A part of Aspergillus flavus chromosome 1, complete sequence genomic DNA contains:
- a CDS encoding 2,3-dihydroxybenzoate decarboxylase (2,3-dihydroxybenzoic acid decarboxylase), with the protein MLGKIALEEAFALPRFEEKTRWWASLFSTDAETHVKEITDINKIRIEHADKHGVGYQILSYTAPGVQDIWDPVEAQALAVEINDYIAEQVRVNPDRFGAFATLSMHNPKEAADELRRCVEKYGFKGALVNDTQRAGPDGDDMIFYDNADWDIFWQTCTELDVPFYMHPRNPTGTIYEKLWADRKWLVGPPLSFAHGVSLHVLGMVTNGVFDRHPKLQIIMGHLGEHVPFDMWRINHWFEDRKKLLGLAETCKKTIRDYFAENIWITTSGHFSTTTLNFCMAEVGSDRILFSIDYPFETFSDACEWFDNAELNGTDRLKIGRENAKKLFKLDSYKDSSA; encoded by the exons ATGCTCGGTAAGATCGCTCTCGAGGAAGCCTTCGCGCTTCCCCGCTTCGAAGAAAAGACCCGCTGGTGGGCAAGTCTCTTCTCCACGGACGCCGAAACCCACGTCAAAGAAATCACCGACATCAACAAGATCCGTATCGAGCACGCAGACAAGCACGGTGTCGGCTACCAAATCCTCTCATACACAGCACCCGGTGTACAAGACATCTGGGACCCCGTAGAAGCGCAAGCGCTCGCCGTCGAGATCAATGACTACATCGCCGAACAGGTGCGCGTGAACCCCGACCGATTCGGCGCTTTCGC CACACTATCAATGCACAACCCCAAAGAAGCAGCCGACGAACTCCGCCGCTGCGTCGAGAAATACGGCTTCAAAGGCGCCCTAGTAAACGATACCCAACGCGCTGGCCCAGACGGCGACGACATGATCTTCTACGACAACGCAGACTGGGATATCTTCTGGCAAACCTGCACAGAGCTCGACGTCCCCTTCTACATGCACCCCCGGAACCCCACAGGCACAATCTACGAGAAGCTCTGGGCTGACCGCAAATGGCTCGTGGGTCCACCTCTTAGCTTCGCGCATGGCGTCAGTCTACACGTGCTCGGAATGGTCACAAATGGTGTCTTCGACCGTCATCCCAAGCTGCAGATTATTATGGGCCATTTGGGTGAACATGTTCCGTTTGATATGTGGCGGATTAACCACTGGTTCGAGGATCGGAAGAAGCTGCTGGGTCTTGCGGAGACGTGTAAGAAGACGATTCGGGATTATTTTGCGGAGAATATTTGGATTACTACTTCTGGGCACTTTTCGACGACGACGCTGAACTTCTGTATGGCAGAGGTTGGGTCGGATCGGATTTTGTTCTCGATTGATTATCCGTTTGAGACTTTCTCGGATGCTTGTGAGTGGTTCGATAATGCGGAGCTTAATGGGACGGATCGGTTGAAGATTGGAAGGGAAAATGCGAAGAAGTTGTTTAAGCTTGATTCTTACAAGGATAGTTCAGCTTAG
- a CDS encoding putative glucose oxidase produces the protein MLFSLAFLSALSLATASPAGRAKNTTTYDYIVVGGGTSGLVVANRLSENPDVSVLLLEAGASVFNNPDVTNANGYGLAFGSAIDWQYQSINQSYAGGKQQVLRAGKALGGTSTINGMAYTRAEDVQIDVWQKLGNEGWTWKDLLPYYLKSENLTAPTSSQVAAGAAYNPAVNGKEGPLKVGWSGSLASGNLSVALNRTFQAAGVPWVEDVNGGKMRGFNIYPSTLDVDLNVREDAARAYYFPYDDRKNLHLLENTTANRLFWKNGSAEEAIADGVEITSADGKVTRVHAKKEVIISAGALRSPLILELSGVGNPTILKKNNITPRVDLPTVGENLQDQFNNGMAGEGYGVLAGASTVTYPSISDVFGNETDSIVASLRSQLSDYAAATVKVSNGHMKQEDLERLYQLQFDLIVKDKVPIAEILFHPGGGNAVSSEFWGLLPFARGNIHISSNDPTAPAAINPNYFMFEWDGKSQAGIAKYIRKILRSAPLNKLIAKETKPGLSEIPATAADEKWVEWLKANYRSNFHPVGTAAMMPRSIGGVVDNRLRVYGTSNVRVVDASVLPFQVCGHLVSTLYAVAERASDLIKEDAKSA, from the exons ATGCTCTTCTCACTGGCATTCCTGAGTGCCCTGTCGCTGGCCACGGCATCACCGGCTGGACGGGCCAAGAACACTACGACATACGACTACATCGTTGTGGGAGGCGGCACAAGTGGTCTTGTGGTCGCAAATCGCCTTTCTGAGAACCCCGATGTCTCCGTTCTTCTGCTTGAGGCCGGTGCTTCTGTGTTCAACAACCCGGACGTAACCAACGCTAACGGTTATGGATTGGCCTTTGGCTCGGCCATCGACTGGCAGTACCAGTCTATTAACCAAAGCTATGCAGGAGGTAAACAGCAAGTTCTGCGTGCTGGTAAGGCCCTTGGAGGAACCAGTACAATCAATG GAATGGCCTATACCCGCGCAGAGGATGTCCAGATTGACGTTTGGCAGAAACTTGGAAACGAAGGTTGGACGTGGAAAGATCTCCTACCATACTACCTGAAGAGTGAAAACTTGACGGCCCCTACCAGCTCTCAGGTTGCTGCTGGCGCTGCTTATAACCCTGCCgtgaatggaaaagaaggtCCTCTCAAGGTCGGCTGGTCGGGAAGCCTGGCCTCCGGTAATCTGTCAGTTGCTCTGAACCGTACGTTCCAAGCCGCTGGTGTTCCATGGGTTGAGGATGTCAATGGAGGCAAGATGCGTGGCTTCAACATCTACCCATCCACCCTCGACGTTGACCTCAATGTCCGCGAAGATGCAGCCCGGGCATACTACTTCCCTTATGATGACAGGAAGAACCTTCACCTGCTGGAGAACACCACTGCCAACCGCCTTTTCTGGAAGAACGGCTCTGCTGAGGAAGCTATTGCGGATGGTGTCGAGATCACCTCCGCTGATGGCAAGGTCACTCGTGTGCATGCAAAGAAAGAGGTCATCATCTCTGCTGGTGCCCTGCGGTCTCCTCTCATTCTCGAGCTTTCAGGAGTTGGAAACCCAAC CATCCTcaaaaagaacaacatcACCCCACGTGTCGATCTCCCCACCGTTGGGGAGAACCTCCAGGACCAGTTCAACAACGGCATGGCTGGCGAAGGATACGGCGTCCTTGCCGGTGCCTCGACCGTGACCTACCCTTCCATCTCCGACGTCTTCGGTAACGAGACTGACTCTATCGTTGCATCTCTCCGATCTCAACTCTCCGACTACGCCGCCGCGACCGTCAAGGTCAGCAACGGCCACATGAAGCAGGAGGACCTTGAGCGCCTCTACCAGCTCCAATTTGACCTCATCGTCAAGGACAAGGTCCCTATCGCCGAGATCCTCTTCCACCCCGGTGGTGGAAACGCCGTGTCCTCCGAATTCTGGGGCTTGCTTCCCTTCGCCCGTGGCAACATCCACATTAGCTCCAATGACCCGACTGCGCCCGCCGCCATCAACCCTAACTACTTCATGTTCGAATGGGATGGCAAGAGCCAGGCCGGTATCGCCAAGTACATCAGGAAGATCCTCCGCAGCGCACCATTGAACAAACTTATTGCGAAGGAAACCAAGCCCGGTCTCTCTGAGATTCCGGCCACTGCTGCGGATGAGAAGTGGGTTGAATGGCTCAAGGCTAACT ATCGTTCCAACTTCCACCCCGTCGGAACTGCTGCCATGATGCCTCGTTCCATTGGTGGCGTTGTTGATAACCGTCTCCGTGTCTATGGTACCAGCAATGTTCGCGTCGTAGATGCGTCTGTCCTGCCCTTCCAGGTTTGCGGCCACTTGGTTAGCACGCTTTATGCCGTTGCCGAGCGCGCTTCCGACTTGATTAAGGAGGATGCGAAGAGTGCTTAG
- a CDS encoding RING finger domain protein codes for MNPSQEPLWQWPNSPTAPNPEEDQRFENAHQPDDSDAPPPESSQKHYPPRVCRICLETVLPTFHPPSDNIPGFLQPKARVVYESSDAELGRLLRPCKCKGSSRYVHEGCLQSWRHADPGYSKRNFWHCPTCGFQYRLERLTWARWISSTSAQLGLTLLILMFTVFMLGFVADPIINLYINPMETIIYSEFWDPSTVSSVLPTEKQASWITHFVKGLASLGFLSFIKAIVAMSPWQWWHVRPSGLVSSGRTTGRSRVASITWVVILVGVCSFLWAVYKGVRSWSRRALEKAGERVMDVPLPDDEEEDENNPSSEKSEQRKKEE; via the exons ATGAACCCGAGCCAGGAGCCACTCTGGCAGTGGCCAAATTCCCCCACGGCTCCCAATCCTGAGGAAGACCAAAGGTTTGAAAATGCTCACCAACCTGATGATTCGGATGCCCCTCCGCCGGAGTCTTCCCAGAAGCACTACCCACCTCGTGTATGTCGCATCTGTCTGGAAACAGTTCTGCCTACCTTCCATCCTCCTTCCGATAACATCCCTGGTTTTCTCCAACCTAAAGCACGGGTGGTCTATGAGTCTTCTGATGCGGAGCTCGGCCGACTTCTACGTCCCTGCAAGTGCAAAGGATCTTCACGATATGTCCACGAGGGTTGTCTCCAATCATGGCGACATGCGGACCCGGGCTATAGCAAGAGAAATTTTTGGCATTGCCCAACTTGTGGCTTTCAATATCGGCTAGAACGTCTCACATGGGCGCGTTGGATCAGTAGTACTTCCGCGCAGCTAGGATTGACtttgttgatattgatgttCACTGTTTTTATGCTTGGTTTTGTTGCTGACCCAATAATTAACCTGTACATCAACCCTATGGAAACCATCATCTACTCTGAATTTTGGGATCCCAGTACCGTGTCTAGCGTCTTGCCGACTGAAAAGCAGGCCTCATGGATTACACACTTTGTGAAAGGTTTGGCATCGTTAGGCTTTCTGTCATTCATCAAAGCTATAGTCGCCATGTCACCCTGGCAGTGGTGGCATGTTCGTCCCAGTGGCTTGGTCAGTAGTGGCAGGACCACAGGCAGAAGCCGAGTAGCGTCAATCACTTGGGTTGTCATCCTGGTTGGCGTTTGCAGTTTCCTTTGG GCCGTCTACAAAGGGGTAAGAAGCTGGAGCCGAAGAGCCCTGGAAAAAGCCGGGGAGCGTGTCATGGATGTCCCATTGCctgacgatgaggaggaagacgaaaaTAATCCGTCTTCGGAAAAGTCCGAGCAACGTAAAAAAGAGGAATAA
- a CDS encoding nucleophile aminohydrolase, translating into MADRYSFSLTTFSPSGKLVQIEYALNAVNQGVTALGIKATNGIVLATEKKSSSPLIDPPSLSKVSLITPDIGMVYAGMGPDYRVLVDKARKVSHTGYKRIYNEYPPTRILVQDVARVVQEATQSGGVRPYGVSLLIAGWDEGVEPESEEAQKGDNEDEPKKATGKTGGILKGGPSLYQVDPSGSYYPWKATAIGKHATSAKTFLEKRYTEGLELEDAIHIALLTLKETIEGEMNGDTIEIGIVGPPADHLLGFEGVEGAQGPRFRKLTKEEIEDYLTNL; encoded by the exons ATGGCGGACCGCTATTCGTTCTCTCTCACCACCTTCTCCCCAAG TGGAAAGCTGGTCCAAATTG AATATGCCCTGAACGCTGTCAACCAGGGCGTAACTGCGCTCGGAATTAAAG CAACAAATGGAATCGTCCTTGCTACTGAAAAGAAATCATCTTCACCGCTCATCGACCCCCCCTCTCTTTCCAAAGTCTCCTTAATCACCCCCGACATTGGCATGGTGTACGCGGGAATGGGTCCAGACTACCGTGTACTGGTCGACAAGGCACGCAAAGTCTCCCATACTGGCTACAAGCGTATCTATAACGAATACCCCCCTACCCGTATATTAGTGCAAGATGTTGCGCGTGTCGTACAAGAAGCCACCCAGTCCGGTGGTGTTCGACCGTACGGTGTCAGTTTGTTGATTGCTGGTTGGGATGAGGGTGTCGAACCTGAGTCAGAAGAAGCGCAGAAGGGCGACAATGAAGACGAGCCTAAAAAGGCAACCGGCAAGACGGGCGGTATCTTGAAGGGTGGCCCGAGCTTGTATCAGGTCGACCCAAGTGGCAGTTATTACCCATGGAAGGCTACGGCTATTGGCAAGCATGCTACAAGTGCGAAGACATTCCTCGAGAAGCGTTACACTGAAGGTCTTGAACTCGAAGATGCTATCCACATTGCCCTTTTGACGTTGAAAGAGACCATTGAGGGTGAGATGAATGGTGACACAATAGAGATTG GTATCGTTGGCCCTCCCGCCGACCACCTGCTGGGTTTTGAGGGCGTCGAAGGTGCCCAGGGGCCCAGATTCAGGAAATTGACGAAAGAGGAAATTGAGGACTATCTTACCAATCTATGA
- a CDS encoding P-loop containing nucleoside triphosphate hydrolase protein, with the protein MNQQDYLGLSTQEPQRVISFPASQSLHASAASSSGAISTGIPQLDEAIRPPSADVLGRTCDINSNGIPCGHVTEVYGPPGAGKTSLALSVATSALRNGDKVIWIDTGSPLPKVRLASMLKKSPDATSSDLPEDPIKNLIYFHARSLPHLLALLIRPPKGFPPADAKLLVIDSVSGLFPSYFPNPSEFKSRLPQSGITDKMQIQWLMNRKWNVTSDLGNQLVKLAATHGLAILLVNQTHTRIRGQPRATLCPVLAGGTWENSVHVRIAIFRDFLPEDEGDSKGVHFAEVMKRAGKTLSLRLDENIVPFKIETGGLRGIDKTPPPLILPQVPIETSLSASQRKRKVDEIADSQDEDSDEEFGWVEGDDAGLSDGAG; encoded by the exons ATGAACCAGCAGGATTACCTCGGTCTTTCCACTCAGGAGCCTC AACGCGTTATCTCTTTTCCTGCGTCACAGTCTCTGCACGCGTCTGCCGCGTCTTCCTCTGGCGCTATATCAACGGGTATTCCTCAATTAGATGAGGCGATCCGTCCGCCTTCCGCGGATGTACTGGGACGTACCTGTGACATAAACTCCAATGGAATACCATGTGGACATGTCACAGAAGTGTACGGCCCCCCTGGCGCTGGGAAAACATCGCTGGC TCTGAGCGTTGCCACATCGGCTCTCCGGAATGGGGATAAAGTGATATGGATCG ATACGGGATCCCCACTCCCGAAAGTGCGCCTAGCAAGCATGCTAAAGAAGTCCCCTGATGCCACATCTTCTGATCTACCAGAAGACCCTATCAAGAATTTGATCTACTTCCATGCAAGGTCATTACCACATCTACTAGCCCTCCTCATCCGCCCACCCAAGGGCTTCCCCCCAGCAGATGCGAAGCTTCTCGTTATCGACTCTGTATCAGGGTTGTTTCCATCATATTTTCCCAATCCATCTGAGTTCAAATCCCGTCTACCCCAGTCAGGAATCACGGACAAGATGCAGATCCAATGGCTCATGAACCGCAAATGGAATGTCACAAGCGACCTTGGCAACCAACTCGTGAAACTAGCAGCTACACATGGCTTAGCTATACTTCTAGTCAACCAGACGCATACCCGAATCAGAGGCCAGCCGCGGGCAACTCTGTGTCCGGTTCTCGCGGGCGGAACATGGGAGAACAGTGTCCATGTGAGAATTGCCATCTTTCGGGACTTTCTGCCTGAGGATGAGGGGGATTCCAAGGGTGTTCATTTCGCGGAGGTAATGAAGAGAGCAGGGAAAACTTTATCTTTGAGATTGGACGAGAATATCGTACCATTCAAGATTGAGACG GGCGGTCTACGAGGGATAGACAAGACCCCACCACCACTAATCCTGCCTCAAGTGCCAATTGAAACGAGCCTATCAGCTAGCCAACGGAAACGCAAAGTCGATGAGATTGCGGATAGCCAGGATGAAGATTCCGACGAAGAATTCGGCTGGGTTGAAGGCGACGATGCTGGTTTGAGTGACGGTGCTGGATGA
- a CDS encoding MOSC domain protein — protein MLNYIEPILGFNTVRHYAIIAMSTISSLAIVWLPLIPIAIFLISHKYRQCTNPRPKGCRKLGLLGPKTNLHDEYDPKYSQGVPEKHTDPEDKPSWRIKALFAYPIKSCAGVELDTADVVPTGFTYDRQFCFAEYITPKTSTNGSQQAHWTTRTLRDGSLCRMALIRPEIWVPDPTAEDYSPELQEVQSQGVLVIHYPRVTAGILSLPVKLGVMLGLLSKELSFRVPFSPPPENTNPKSTYPLTPIKIWKDTPLAHDYGCHLPPSLHRFLDPDRTRGPLTLFRTNSSHHREIFRNAPRKEDLGFQPVTGFADAYPIHLLNIASVQDIAGKCKMDIPELSIRRFRANIIVQGPGAYEEDHWKRVRIFGPKTESGSEGVEVYTACRTIRCKLPNVDPDTGIRHPVEPDRALKRWRRIDRGDLTNAALGMQVVPAVREFRVCVGDGIEVLETGEHCYIKMLKPGEKVEGV, from the exons ATGCTGAATTACATTGAACCCATACTCGGCTTCAACACCGTGCGCCACTATGCTATCATTGCTATGAGCACAATATCATCTCTAGCCATTGTCTGGCTCCCTCTCATCCCCATAGCCATATTCCTAATCTCTCATAAATACCGGCAATGCACAAACCCCCGTCCCAAAGGGTGTCGCAAGCTAGGTCTACTAGGCCCCAAAACCAACCTTCACGACGAATACGATCCAAAGTACAGCCAAGGTGTGCCTGAGAAGCACACAGACCCAGAGGACAAGCCCTCATGGCGGATAAAAGCGCTCTTCGCATACCCGATCAAAAGCTGCGCCGGCGTCGAGCTAGACACAGCCGACGTCGTCCCAACAGGCTTCACCTATGACCGCCAATTCTGCTTCGCCGAATACATCACCCCAAAAACCAGCACCAACGGATCCCAACAAGCCCACTGGACAACAAGGACACTCCGCGACGGCTCGCTCTGCAGAATGGCTCTCATCAGACCCGAGATCTGGGTCCCCGACCCCACAGCTGAGGACTACTCCCCGGAGCTCCAGGAAGTGCAATCCCAAGGCGTCCTGGTAATCCACTACCCGCGAGTCACGGCCGGTATCCTCTCACTCCCAGTGAAACTGGGAGTGATGCTAGGCCTCCTCTCGAAGGAACTATCCTTCCGTGTCcccttctctcctcccccagAAAATACGAATCCTAAGTCAACGTACCCATTAACCCCCATCAAAATCTGGAAAGACACCCCCCTAGCCCACGACTATGGCTGCCACCTCCCACCCTCACTGCACCGTTTCCTGGACCCTGACCGTACCCGCGGCCCCCTGACCCTCTTCAGGACAAATTCATCTCACCACAGAGAAATCTTCCGGAACGCGCCCCGCAAGGAAGACTTAGGTTTCCAACCAGTAACGGGCTTCGCAGACGCCTACCCCATCCATCTCCTCAATATAGCTAGCGTGCAAGATATAGCCGGTAAATGCAAAATGGACATCCCCGAGCTAAGTATCCGTCGCTTTCGGGCGAATATCATCGTCCAGGGTCCGGGGGCTTATGAAGAGGATCATTGGAAACGGGTGAGGATTTTTGGCCCGAAAACTGAGTCTGGGTCTGAGGGTGTGGAGGTCTACACTGCTTGTCGGACTATTCGGTGTAAGTTGCCGAATGTGGATCCTGATACTGGGATTCGGCATCCTGTAGAGCCGGATCGGGCGTtgaagaggtggaggaggattgaTCGGGGGGATTTGACTAATGCTGCGTTGGGGATGCAGGTTGTTCCGGCTGTTAGAG AGTTTAGGGTTTGTGTTGGGGATGGCATTGAGGTGCTGGAGACTGGGGAGCATTGTTATATTAAGATGTTGAAGCCTGGggagaaggtggagggggttTAG
- a CDS encoding xanthine/uracil permease (purine permease, putative): MDGPDQIGPDLRPKRTWADKARRIVKTFTTRDGLIGDYDYAYLFTPNIPFMQQTRRTAPFFGLDDRVPVVLALILGLQHSLAMLAGVISPPILLGGSSGANLGEDDYQYLVSTSLIVSGLLSALQMLRFRIYKTPYSIGTGLISVVGTSFSIITVASGTFTQMYSSGYCPVDAQGNRLPCPAGYGALLGTSCLCSLLQIGLSFISSKVLKRVFPPLVTGPTVLLIGASLLETGMKDWAGGSGSCGSDPSARALCPSADAPHALPWGSAEFIGLGFLVFVTIILCERFGSPIMKSCAVVVGLLVGCIVAGACGYFDRSTIDAAPVVSFIWVRTFPLTIYAPLILPLLAVYIVIMMESIGDITATCDVSQVEVQGPDFDSRIRGGVLGNGLTCLLAGLCTITPMSVFAQNNGVIALTKCANRKAGYCCCFFLVIMGIFAKFAAALVAIPSSVLGGMTTFLFSSVAVSGIRIISSIPFTRRNRFILTASFAIGMAATLVPDWFDYFFTYSGDNHALQGLLDAVTLVMTNGFAVTAVLGLILNLLIPEDPEEEAAIVDARGSEVRSESEETKGTSESSHFKTAEAGPAIV; the protein is encoded by the exons ATGGATGGACCAGATCAGATTGGTCCTGACCTTCGTCCCAAGCGAACTTGGGCCGATAAAGCCCGTCGGATTGTCAAAACCTTCACCACGAG GGATGGCTTAATAGGAGACTACGATTATGCATACCTTTTCACACCCAACATCCCTTTTATGCAGCAAACGAGGCGAACGGCACCGTTTTTCGGACTGGATGATCGAGTACCGGTCGTGCTGGCTCTTATTTTGGGCTTACAACATTCCCTAGCAATGTTGGCTGGAG TTATCTCGCCCCCAATTCTCCTGGGTGGTTCTTCCGGAGCCAACCTTGGAGAGGATGACTACCAATACCTCGTGTCGACCTCCCTGATCGTATCCGGGTTACTGTCCGCCCTTCAGATGCTCCGCTTTCGTATCTATAAAACGCCTTACTCGATCGGCACGGGTCTGATCTCAGTTGTGGGTACCTCGTTCTCGATTATTACTGTAGCGTCGGGAACTTTCACTCAGATGTATTCGTCCGGATACTGTCCCGTTGATGCCCAGGGCAACCGTCTACCTTGTCCGGCGGGCTATGGAGCTCTCCTCGGTACCTCCTGTCTATGCTCTTTACTCCAGATCGGCCTTTCATTCATAAGCAGCAAGGTTTTGAAACGCGTCTTCCCACCCCTGGTTACTGGACCAACTGTCCTCCTGATCGGAGCATCCCTCCTTGAGACCGGTATGAAAGATTGGGCAGGAGGCTCAGGCAGCTGTGGCAGCGACCCCTCCGCCCGTGCCCTATGCCCCAGCGCAGATGCACCGCACGCTCTTCCTTGGGGTAGTGCGGAGTTTATCGGTCTCGGATTCCTGGTCTTCGTGACCATTATTCTGTGCGAAAGATTTGGCTCCCCTATCATGAAATCTTGCGCCGTCGTCGTTGGTCTGCTAGTTGGATGCATTGTGGCGGGAGCATGTGGCTACTTCGACCGCTCAACCATTGATGCAGCCCCAGTAGTTTCCTTCATCTGGGTCCGGACATTCCCTCTAACGATATACGCACCGCTCATCCTCCCCTTACTAGCCGTCTACATCGTGATCATGATGGAATCAATCGGCGACATCACAGCCACATGCGACGTTTCCCAAGTAGAAGTGCAGGGGCCCGACTTCGATTCGCGCATTAGAGGCGGTGTCCTCGGCAACGGTCTCACCTGTCTCCTCGCCGGCCTATGTACCATCACGCCCATGTCCGTGTTCGCCCAAAACAACGGTGTCATCGCTCTGACCAAATGCGCAAACCGCAAGGCCGgatactgctgctgcttcttcctcgtgATCATGGGCATCTTCGCCAAGTTCGCTGCCGCGCTTGTCGCAATCCCTAGCTCTGTCCTCGGCGGTATGACCACATTCCTCTTCTCGTCCGTCGCTGTCTCCGGTATCCGTATTATTTCCTCCATCCCGTTCACGCGTCGCAACCGTTTCATCCTCACGGCTTCTTTCGCCATTGGTATGGCTGCCACGTTGGTGCCGGACTGGTTCGACTATTTCTTTACTTACAGCGGTGATAACCACGCCCTGCAGGGGCTACTGGATGCTGTGACGCTCGTTATGACCAACGGTTTCGCAGTTACCGCAGTGTTGGGGCTGATCCTCAACCTTCTTATCCCGGAAGACCCAGAGGAAGAGGCGGCCATCGTGGATGCCAGGGGTAGTGAGGTCCGGAGTGAGAGTGAAGAGACGAAGGGCACTTCGGAGTCCTCGCACTTCAAGACTGCCGAGGCTGGTCCGGCTATTGTATAA
- a CDS encoding fatty acid desaturase (acyl-CoA desaturase) has translation MSAKTADATQPRAGDIKKVHIADTAITRSNWHKHVNWLNVFLIIGIPMYGCVQALWVPLQLKTAIWAVIYYFFTGLGITAGYHRLWAHCSYSARLPLRIWLAAVGGGAVEGSIRWWARDHRAHHRYTDTEKDPYSVRKGLLYSHLGWMVMKQNPKRIGRTDISDLNEDPVVVWQHRNYLKVVFTMGLFVPMLVAGLGWGDWWGGFVYAGILRIFFVQQATFCVNSLAHWLGDQPFDDRNSPRDHVITALVTLGEGYHNFHHEFPSDYRNAIEWHQYDPTKWSIWIWKQLGLAYDLKQFRANEIEKGRVQQLQKKIDQKRAKLDWGVPLDQLPVMEWDDYVEQAKNGRGLIAIAGVVHDVTDFIKDHPGGKAMINSGIGKDATAMFNGGVYYHSNAAHNLLSTMRVGVIRGGCEVEIWKRSQKESTDYVRDSSGQRVIRAGEQVTKIPEPIPTADAA, from the exons ATGTCTGCAAAGACGGCAGACGCTACCCAGCCTCGTGCTGGCGACATCAAGAAGGTTCACATTGCCGACACTGCCATCACACGGAGCAACTGGCATAAGCATGTCAACTGGCTGAACGTGTTCCTTATTATCGGCATTCCTATGTATGGATGTGTCCAGGCTCTCTGGGTGCCTCTGCAGCTCAAGACTGCTATCTGGGCCGTCATCTACTACTTCTTCACCGGACTGGGTATCACCGCAG GATACCATCGTCTGTGGGCTCACTGCTCCTATTCCGCTCGCCTTCCCCTCCGTATCTGGCTCGCTGCTGTTGGCGGTGGTGCCGTGGAAGGTTCTATCCGCTGGTGGGCTCGTGACCACCGTGCTCACCACCGTTATACCGATACCGAGAAGGATCCCTACTCAGTCCGCAAGGGTCTGCTCTACTCCCACCTTGGCTGGATGGTGATGAAGCAGAACCCCAAGCGTATTGGCCGTACTGATATCTCCGATCTTAACGAAGACCCCGTCGTTGTGTGGCAACACCGGAACTACCTCAAGGTCGTCTTCACCATGGGTCTGTTTGTGCCTATGCTCGTGGCCGGTCTGGGCTGGGGTGACTGGTGGGGCGGTTTCGTCTATGCTGGTATCCTCcgtatcttcttcgtccagcAGGCAACTTTCTGCGTCAACTCCTTGGCTCACTGGCTTGGTGACCAGCCATTTGATGACCGCAACTCTCCTCGTGACCACGTCATTACTGCCCTCGTCACCCTCGGTGAAGGTTACCACAACTTCCACCACGAATTCCCCTCCGACTACCGTAATGCTATCGAATGGCACCAGTATGATCCCACCAAGTGGAGCATCTGGATCTGGAAGCAGCTTGGCCTCGCCTATGATCTCAAGCAATTCCGTGCCAACGAGATCGAGAAGGGCCGTGTTCAGCAGctccagaagaagatcgaccAGAAGCGTGCCAAGTTAGACTGGGGTGTCCCTCTCGACCAGCTTCCCGTTATGGAGTGGGACGACTACGTCGAGCAGGCCAAGAATGGCCGTGGTCTTATTGCCATTGCCGGTGTTGTCCACGATGTGACTGACTTCATCAAGGACCACCCCGGTGGCAAGGCTATGATCAACTCTGGTATCGGCAAGGATGCCACCGCTATGTTCAACGGAGGTGTCTACTATCACTCCAACGCTGCGCACAACCTGCTGTCGACCATGCGGGTTGGAGTCATCCGCGGTGGCTGTGAAGTCGAGATCTGGAAGCGCTCCCAGAAAGAGAGCACCGATTACGTCCGTGACAGCAGCGGTCAGCGGGTCATCCGCGCTGGTGAACAGGTTACGAAGATTCCGGAACCTATCCCCACTGCTGATGCAGCATGA